From a single Nicotiana tabacum cultivar K326 chromosome 8, ASM71507v2, whole genome shotgun sequence genomic region:
- the LOC107794557 gene encoding cyclic nucleotide-gated ion channel 1-like isoform X1 has product MNHRQDEFVRFQDWKSERSSEGNFHAKGGVHRSKVVIASDELHNRLESGKWRAKGIIQAVKSSLSGFVEESLGSKKNILDPQGPFLRKWNKIFVLSCVIAISLDPLFLYIPVIDNDNKCLGLNRTLEVTASVLRSFTDIFYFLHIALQFRTGFIAPSSRVFGRGVLIEDAWEIAKRYLSTYFLIDILAVLPLPQVVILIIIPKLRGSRSLNTKNLLKSVVFFQYIPRVLRVYPLYREVTRTSGILTETAWAGAAFNLFLYMLASHVLGAFWYLFSIERETTCWKQACGNSSPCHHASLYCDDDHTKFKTLLNSSCPIETPNATLFDFGIFLGALQSGVVGPMDFPQKFFYCFWWGLQNLSSLGQNLQTSTFIWEICFAVFISIAGLVLFAFLIGNMQTCLQSSTLRLEEMRVKRRDAEQWMSHRLLPENLRERIRCYEQYRWQETRGVDEENLIHNLPKDLRRDIKRHLCLALLMRVPMFEKMDEQLLDALCDHLKPVLFTKDSFIVREGDPVDAMLFVMRGKLLSVTTNGGRTGFFNSEHLKAGDFCGEELLTWALDPNSSTNLPISTRTAQALSEVEAFALVADDLKLVASQFRRLHSKQLRHTFRFYSGQWRTWAACFIQAAWRSYCRKNVEESLRDEENRLQDALANEGGSSPSLGATFYASRFAANVLHALRRNTAKKARVPDRISPILLQKPTEPDFTAEDN; this is encoded by the exons ATGAATCACCGCCAAGACGAGTTTGTGAG GTTTCAGGATTGGAAATCAGAGAGAAGCTCTGAGGGAAATTTTCATGCTAAAGGTGGAGTCCACCGAAGTAAAGTTGTAATAGCTTCCGACGAATTACATAATCGCTTGGAATCTGGTAAATGGAGGGCCAAAGGCATAATACAAGCTGTAAAATCTAGTTTAAGTGGTTTTGTGGAAGAAAGCTTGGGATCCAAAAAGAACATTCTTGATCCTCAAGGACCTTTTCTTCGAAAGTGGAACAAAATATTTGTATTATCCTGTGTAATTGCTATCTCCTTGGATCCTTTGTTCCTTTATATTCCAGTGATTGATAACGACAACAAATGCCTGGGGTTAAACAGAACGTTGGAGGTGACAGCTAGTGTTTTGCGTTCTTTTACTGATATATTTTACTTTCTTCATATTGCCCTTCAATTTCGAACTGGTTTTATTGCTCCTTCGTCACGTGTATTTGGAAGAGGTGTTTTAATTGAAGATGCTTGGGAGATAGCAAAGAGATACTTATCCACTTACTTCTTGATCGACATTCTTGCAGTTCTACCACTACCACAG GTtgtaattttaattataattCCTAAGTTGCGGGGTTCAAGATCTTTGAATACCAAGAATTTGCTGAAGTCTGTTGTCTTTTTCCAATATATTCCAAGGGTCCTTCGAGTGTATCCTTTATATAGGGAAGTCACAAGAACATCTGGCATACTCACTGAAACAGCATGGGCTGGAGCTGCTTTCAATCTCTTCCTTTATATGCTTGCCAGCCAT GTACTTGGAGCCTTTTGGTATCTGTTTTCTATAGAACGCGAAACTACTTGCTGGAAACAAGCTTGTGGAAATTCTTCTCCCTGTCATCATGCCTCATTGTATTGTGATGATGATCATACAAAATTTAAAACATTGCTGAACAGTTCCTGCCCTATAGAGACACCAAATGCAACGCTATTTGATTTTGGGATATTCCTTGGCGCTCTCCAATCAGGTGTTGTGGGACCAATGGATTTTCCGCAGAAGTTCTTTTATTGTTTCTGGTGGGGTTTACAAAATTTAAG TTCCCTTGGTCAAAACCTCCAAACAAGTACCTTCATCTGGGAAATTTGCTTTGCAGTTTTCATTTCCATCGCTGGCCTGGTGCTATTTGCCTTTCTCATTGGCAATATGCAG ACATGTCTGCAATCCTCAACATTAAGATTAGAGGAGATGAGGGTGAAAAGACGAGATGCAGAACAGTGGATGTCACATCGGTTGCTCCCTGAGAACCTCAGAGAGCGGATTAGGTGCTATGAGCAATACAGGTGGCAGGAAACTAGGGGTGTTGATGAAGAGAATCTGATTCACAACCTTCCGAAAGACCTCAGGAGAGATATAAAGCGTCATCTTTGTTTAGCTTTGCTCATGAGA GTGCCAATGTTTGAAAAAATGGATGAACAACTCTTAGATGCATTATGCGACCATCTGAAGCCAGTGCTATTCACCAAGGACAGCTTCATTGTTCGTGAAGGTGATCCAGTTGATGCGATGCTGTTTGTAATGAGGGGCAAACTACTGTCTGTAACCACTAATGGAGGGAGGACAGGTTTTTTTAACTCTGAGCATCTAAAAGCTGGTGATTTTTGTGGAGAGGAGCTACTTACTTGGGCTCTTGACCCTAATTCGTCAACTAACCTACCAATCTCAACTAGAACTGCCCAAGCActctcagaagttgaagcatttgCTTTAGTGGCTGATGATTTAAAGCTTGTAGCCTCTCAGTTCAGACGACTTCACAGTAAGCAGCTCCGCCACACTTTCAGGTTTTACTCAGGCCAATGGAGAACTTGGGCAGCTTGCTTCATACAAGCAGCATGGCGGAGTTATTGCAGGAAGAATGTAGAAGAGTCTCTTCGTGATGAAGAAAACAGGTTGCAAGATGCATTGGCAAATGAAGGTGGCAGTTCACCAAGTTTGGGTGCTACCTTTTATGCATCAAGATTTGCTGCTAATGTACTCCATGCTTTGCGGCGCAATACTGCAAAAAAAGCAAGGGTGCCAGACAGGATATCACCCATTCTGCTTCAGAAGCCAACAGAGCCAGATTTTACTGCTGAAGATAATTAA
- the LOC107794557 gene encoding cyclic nucleotide-gated ion channel 1-like (The RefSeq protein has 1 substitution compared to this genomic sequence), producing the protein MNHRQDEFVRFQDWKSERSSEGNFHAKGGVHRSKVVIASDELHNRLESGKWRAKGIIQAVKSSLSGFVEESLGSKKNILDPQGPFLRKWNKIFVLSCVIAISLDPLFLYIPVIDNDNKCLGLNRTLEVTASVLRSFTDIFYFLHIALQFRTGFIAPSSRVFGRGVLIEDAWEIAKRYLSTYFLIDILAVLPLPQVVILIIIPKLRGSRSLNTKNLLKSVVFFQYIPRVLRVYPLYREVTRTSGILTETAWAGAAFNLFLYMLASHVLGAFWYLFSIERETTCWKQACGNSSPCHHASLYCDDDHTKFKTLLNSSCPIETPNATLFDFGIFLGALQSGVVGPMDFPQKFFYCFWWGLQNLSSLGQNLQTSTFIWEMCFAVFISIAGLVLFAFLIGNMQTCLQSSTLRLEEMRVKRRDAEQWMSHRLLPENLRERIRCYEQYRWQETRGVDEENLIHNLPKDLRRDIKRHLCLALLMRVPMFEKMDEQLLDALCDHLKPVLFTKDSFIVREGDPVDAMLFVMRGKLLSVTTNGGRTGFFNSEHLKAGDFCGEELLTWALDPNSSTNLPISTRTAQALSEVEAFALVADDLKLVASQFRRLHSKQLRHTFRFYSGQWRTWAACFIQAAWRSYCRKNVEESLRDEENRLQDALANEGGSSPSLGATFYASRFAANVLHALRRNTAKKARVPDRISPILLQKPTEPDFTAEDN; encoded by the exons ATGAATCACCGCCAAGACGAGTTTGTGAG GTTTCAGGATTGGAAATCAGAGAGAAGCTCTGAGGGAAATTTTCATGCTAAAGGTGGAGTCCACCGAAGTAAAGTTGTAATAGCTTCCGACGAATTACATAATCGCTTGGAATCTGGTAAATGGAGGGCCAAAGGCATAATACAAGCTGTAAAATCTAGTTTAAGTGGTTTTGTGGAAGAAAGCTTGGGATCCAAAAAGAACATTCTTGATCCTCAAGGACCTTTTCTTCGAAAGTGGAACAAAATATTTGTATTATCCTGTGTAATTGCTATCTCCTTGGATCCTTTGTTCCTTTATATTCCAGTGATTGATAACGACAACAAATGCCTGGGGTTAAACAGAACGTTGGAGGTGACAGCTAGTGTTTTGCGTTCTTTTACTGATATATTTTACTTTCTTCATATTGCCCTTCAATTTCGAACTGGTTTTATTGCTCCTTCGTCACGTGTATTTGGAAGAGGTGTTTTAATTGAAGATGCTTGGGAGATAGCAAAGAGATACTTATCCACTTACTTCTTGATCGACATTCTTGCAGTTCTACCACTACCACAG GTtgtaattttaattataattCCTAAGTTGCGGGGTTCAAGATCTTTGAATACCAAGAATTTGCTGAAGTCTGTTGTCTTTTTCCAATATATTCCAAGGGTCCTTCGAGTGTATCCTTTATATAGGGAAGTCACAAGAACATCTGGCATACTCACTGAAACAGCATGGGCTGGAGCTGCTTTCAATCTCTTCCTTTATATGCTTGCCAGCCAT GTACTTGGAGCCTTTTGGTATCTGTTTTCTATAGAACGCGAAACTACTTGCTGGAAACAAGCTTGTGGAAATTCTTCTCCCTGTCATCATGCCTCATTGTATTGTGATGATGATCATACAAAATTTAAAACATTGCTGAACAGTTCCTGCCCTATAGAGACACCAAATGCAACGCTATTTGATTTTGGGATATTCCTTGGCGCTCTCCAATCAGGTGTTGTGGGACCAATGGATTTTCCGCAGAAGTTCTTTTATTGTTTCTGGTGGGGTTTACAAAATTTAAG TTCCCTTGGTCAAAACCTCCAAACAAGTACCTTCATCTGGGAAATTTGCTTTGCAGTTTTCATTTCCATCGCTGGCCTGGTGCTATTTGCCTTTCTCATTGGCAATATGCAG ACATGTCTGCAATCCTCAACATTAAGATTAGAGGAGATGAGGGTGAAAAGACGAGATGCAGAACAGTGGATGTCACATCGGTTGCTCCCTGAGAACCTCAGAGAGCGGATTAGGTGCTATGAGCAATACAGGTGGCAGGAAACTAGGGGTGTTGATGAAGAGAATCTGATTCACAACCTTCCGAAAGACCTCAGGAGAGATATAAAGCGTCATCTTTGTTTAGCTTTGCTCATGAGA GTGCCAATGTTTGAAAAAATGGATGAACAACTCTTAGATGCATTATGCGACCATCTGAAGCCAGTGCTATTCACCAAGGACAGCTTCATTGTTCGTGAAGGTGATCCAGTTGATGCGATGCTGTTTGTAATGAGGGGCAAACTACTGTCTGTAACCACTAATGGAGGGAGGACAGGTTTTTTTAACTCTGAGCATCTAAAAGCTGGTGATTTTTGTGGAGAGGAGCTACTTACTTGGGCTCTTGACCCTAATTCGTCAACTAACCTACCAATCTCAACTAGAACTGCCCAAGCActctcagaagttgaagcatttgCTTTAGTGGCTGATGATTTAAAGCTTGTAGCCTCTCAGTTCAGACGACTTCACAGTAAGCAGCTCCGCCACACTTTCAGGTTTTACTCAGGCCAATGGAGAACTTGGGCAGCTTGCTTCATACAAGCAGCATGGCGGAGTTATTGCAGGAAGAATGTAGAAGAGTCTCTTCGTGATGAAGAAAACAGGTTGCAAGATGCATTGGCAAATGAAGGTGGCAGTTCACCAAGTTTGGGTGCTACCTTTTATGCATCAAGATTTGCTGCTAATGTACTCCATGCTTTGCGGCGCAATACTGCAAAAAAAGCAAGGGTGCCAGACAGGATATCACCCATTCTGCTTCAGAAGCCAACAGAGCCAGATTTTACTGCTGAAGATAATTAA
- the LOC107794535 gene encoding plastidial pyruvate kinase 4, chloroplastic: MLGGVASVSMFTNQTANGFQVASFLFVRSSNLSKKYSIPQPFFKIPGIREHIFQFVAGNNGSLTRKNIVFAIPNGKDDAEKEGSDYYIDYPVAIDRKQDGNSCAPEMETTFSLLPCGEGTPKSNEINGKEDGLLAKLIAVHLHVLAMEQWNASKLTMSHKNYLVSATNLIHYLALKSLDVEQLKDELSSIGLLSLDTINQHVLASLSAGIRLLDNLKYDSSSRSVSYSEGISSTKSLDKQINGEFSISTIRRRASHTGDLLLGRLPEKRKTHIMVTVGQEAIENETLVEDLLNAGTTIVRINCAHGSPEIWSEIIRRVKRSSQILEKPCRILMDLAGPKLRTGTLQPGPRVLKLSPKKNAYGQVICPALVWLSSPGAGSPPAHVSPDAVLHVDGEELLSKLEPNDVVTLSDARGKQRTLKILSKYPVFSGIGFMAECSKTAYVKSGAKLFIKDKRKKFSAGHVVNIPPLKQFIRLRVGDLLSISRDSQNEENKLNYSSAGAHRITCSSGYVFDAVKPGEPIAFDDGKIWGIIKATSTSEIVVSITHASPTGSKLGSEKSINIPRSNIRYEGLTLKDLIDLDFVAEHADMVGVSFVRDVSDILLLRQELEKRKRGDLGVVLKIETKGGFERLPLLLLEAMKMPNPLGVMIARGDLAVECGWENMAYIQEEIISVCKAAHVPVIWATQVLESLVKYGVPTRAELTDVTDGMRTSCIMLNKGKCIVEAVTFLHRILSNHSMKPNAEFKPLALSSHDS, translated from the exons ATGTTGGGTGGTGTAGCTTCTGTTTCCATGTTCACCAATCAAACTGCTAAT GGCTTTCAAGTTGCTTCTTTTTTGTTTGTTAGATCTTCCAACCTGTCTAAGAAGTACTCAATTCCACAACCTTTTTTCAAAATTCCTGGCATTAGGGAACATATTTTCCAATTTGTAGCCGGTAATAATGGAAGCCTTACCAGAAAGAACATTGTCTTTGCTATTCCAAATGGAAAGGACGATGCTGAAAAAGAAGGTTCAGATTACTATATTGATTATCCAGTTGCCATTGATCGGAAACAAGATGGAAATTCTTGTGCGCCAGAGATGGAAACAACTTTTTCCTTGTTGCCATGTGGTGAGGGTACTCCTAAAAGTAATGAGATCAATGGTAAGGAAGATGGCTTACTTGCTAAGCTGATTGCTGTTCATTTGCATGTACTGGCAATGGAACAATGGAACGCCTCCAAACTTACAATGTCCCACAA AAATTACTTGGTCAGTGCAACAAACCTAATTCATTATTTGGCATTGAAAAGCCTTGACGTAGAGCAGCTTAAAGATGAACTTTCTTCCATTGGTCTTCTGAGTTTAGACACAATAAATCAACATGTTCTTGCAAGTCTTTCTGCAGGCATCCGACTGTTAGATAACTTGAAATATGATTCTTCAAGTCGTAGTGTCTCATATAGTGAAGGAATCTCTTCAACCAAAAGTCTGGACAAACAAATCAACGGGGAATTTTCTATTAGTACAATAAGGAGGAGGGCATCCCATACTGGAGACCTGTTATTGGGCAGATTGCCAGAAAAGAGAAAAACTCATATCATGGTAACAGTGGGGCAAGAAGCTATAGAAAACGAAACACTAGTGGAAGATCTTCTCAATGCTGGAACTACAATTGTTCGTATCAACTGTGCCCATGGAAGCCCTGAAATTTGGAGTGAGATCATCAGAAGGGTGAAAAGAAGCTCTCAAATCCTTGAAAAGCCTTGTCGAATTCTCATGGACTTAGCTGGGCCCAAGCTTCGAACTGGAACGCTACAGCCCGGTCCACGTGTGTTGAAACTATCTCCCAAGAAGAATGCTTATGGTCAAGTGATATGTCCTGCCCTAGTTTGGCTCTCAAGCCCAGGAGCTGGTTCTCCACCTGCCCATGTATCCCCTGATGCTGTTCTACATGTGGACGGTGAAGAACTTCTTAGTAAGCTGGAGCCGAATGATGTTGTGACATTATCTGATGCTCGTGGAAAACAAAGGACACTGAAGATCTTAAGCAAGTATCCTGTTTTCTCCGGCATTGGATTTATGGCTGAATGCAGCAAGACTGCTTATGTCAAGTCAGGTGCAAAATTGTTTATCAAGGACAAGAGAAAGAAATTTTCAGCTGGACATGTAGTAAACATTCCTCCTCTCAAGCAATTTATCAGATTAAGGGTTGGTGACTTGCTGTCTATCTCACGAGATAgtcaaaatgaagaaaacaagttGAATTATTCTTCCGCTGGTGCTCACAGGATAACCTGCTCATCCGGATATGTTTTTGATGCAGTGAAGCCTGGGGAACCAATTGCTTTTGATGATGGGAAGATATGGGGTATTATTAAAGCAACTAGCACTTCCGAAATTGTTGTATCAATCACCCATGCAAGTCCTACAGGTAGTAAACTTGGGTCAGAGAAGTCCATAAATATTCCAAGGAGCAATATTCGGTATGAAGGCCTCACTTTAAAGGACCTTATAGATCTTGACTTTGTGGCCGAGCATGCAGACATGGTGGGGGTATCATTTGTCCGAGATGTCAGTGACATTCTACTGTTGCGCCAAGAACTTGAGAAGCGGAAAAGAGGGGACTTGGGGGTTGTTTTAAAGATTGAGACAAAAGGAGGATTTGAGAGATTGCCGCTCCTACTATTGGAGGCAATGAAAATGCCAAATCCTTTAGGCGTCATGATTGCCAGAGGAGATCTTGCTGTAGAGTGTGGATGGGAAAACATGGCATATATACAGGAGGAGATAATCTCCGTCTGCAAAGCTGCTCATGTTCCTGTCATTTGGGCAACACAGGTCCTGGAGTCGCTCGTCAAGTATGGGGTGCCCACTAGAGCTGAGCTAACTGATGTGACAGACGGAATGAG GACAAGTTGTATCATGTTGAACAAGGGTAAATGCATTGTGGAAGCTGTTACTTTCTTACACAGAATATTGAGCAATCACTCCATGAAGCCAAATGCGGAATTTAAGCCTCTTGCTTTATCCAGCCATGACTCTTAG